One Plasmodium coatneyi strain Hackeri chromosome 14, complete sequence genomic window carries:
- a CDS encoding Rab2 gtpase, whose amino-acid sequence MSPYEYLFKYIIIGDTGVGKSCLLLQFTDKRFRADHDLTIGVEFGARLINLDNKQIKLQIWDTAGQESFRSITRSYYRGAAGALLVYDITRRETFNHLNRWLDEVRQNSNPHMAIILVGNKCDLERREVSAEEGAQFARQNGLIFLETSAKTAKNVEEAFIYTARKIYDNILEDVYDLSNESYGIKYGPTNQYSRVKLDMPSMPESRSSFGCC is encoded by the exons atgtcTCCCTATGAATACTTGTTCAAATACATAATAATTGGCGATACAG gaGTTGGAAAAAGTTGTCTTTTATTACAATTTACAGACAAGCGATTTCGAGCTGATCATGATTTAACCATAGGTGTAGAATTTGGAGCGCGACTAATAAATTTAGACAATAAGCAAATCAAGCTTCAAATATGGGACAC CGCGGGCCAGGAGTCCTTTAGGTCCATAACACGGTCATACTATCGAGGAGCAGCGGGGGCCCTATTAGTTTATGATATTACTCG ACGAGAAACGTTCAACCATCTGAACAGATGGCTAGATGAAGTTCGACAGAATTCAAACCCCCATATGGCTATCATTCTGGTGGGGAATAAATGCGATTTGGAGAGACGAGAAGTTTCAGCTGAGGAAGGGGCCCAATTTGCAAGACAAAATGGATTAATATTTTTAGAAACCTCAGCCAAAACGgcgaaaaatgtggaagaa gcCTTTATTTACACcgcaagaaaaatatatgataaCATCCTGGAGGATGTGTATGACCTAAGCAACGAGTCATACGGAATTAAATATGGGCCCACCAATCAATACTCAAGAGTGAAATTAG ATATGCCCTCGATGCCGGAATCAAGATCATCCTTTGGCTGTTGTTAA
- a CDS encoding Protease, whose protein sequence is MKIRKGKIKTNEKDYNYGGEFESYVYSKEVSNDVKSSLIEGEKLSNKFRNRGLTRDKRATVNTVLDNRTLLILKKLKDNLLNEIYGVVSSGKEAYVFNSHKYLSKEELREVKELLLRRRHRGRDDQHSDGQHSDDQNSYGQDGNGQNNDDQSSDDQNIDDQHSDDEQDAGLPDGGDAHESLCKVYHLSRHFDKVGAEKREEWEEAQGVMNAEEESSPNLRGVLDETYDIIDKMNEMTTEVDNHNWDPFQNKKVAISFATKVYNTSVLVFKKRSQYIEGEFRFRNAYTKNTNPRKMVKQWSEKEFRNLRRILICGLRCPYPLVLKSNVIVMSMLGTLDTACPKMKDLNLSPLKWKELYIECICILRQLFCSCKLVHADFSEYNLLYFYNHIYIIDVSQSMEHDHPYSLEFLKRDCVNITNFFKKKIGTLQNDMQESVGQLNGMLHGAKIDQEVSLKSRCGGKGDDALDITNGVNYTNCENGPPQNNGDNPRDSKSSEGFYSHVQILPLKKLFDYIVSSSLPQDVTYFLERDKKEIHMDPSEITYLQIFGLIKNTTPIPKLNLRNIKKNRTYFEKLKRATGYYVTKFFAKNQSHIKKHADRSQVEEQIFLSSWIPSHLNEIRDIKTIEKDLKLLKKGKSMVSNFISNNHHTERSKHAPKNNTFVEHNGLEGENHSDAATGGKNLRTNGDCTVHAVKEEMAESFTRTCAQKEDSNDEDNGGDPYEQGKETHKNGERELFDELSEKGSPKSIEKVASSKNLPDEHKSDAANDENNFLNSEQEEEVKFKGIIPEGVTRKEWSKLVKEQNREKRKHKIPKYQKKKKKKKAHLKKK, encoded by the coding sequence ATGAAGataaggaaggggaaaatcaaAACGAATGAGAAGGACTACAATTATGGTGGAGAATTCGAAAGCTACGTGTACTCCAAAGAAGTAAGCAATGATGTGAAAAGCTCGTTAATCGAGGGAGAAAAACTCTCCAACAAATTTCGAAACAGAGGATTGACCAGGGACAAAAGGGCAACTGTGAATACCGTGCTAGATAATAGAACGTTacttattttaaaaaaactcAAAGATAATTTGCTAAACGAGATATATGGAGTGGTCAGTTCGGGGAAGGAAGCCTACGTGTTCAATTCGCATAAGTACCTCAGTAAGGAGGAGCTCAGGGAAGTCAAGGAGTTGCTGCTCAGGCGCAGACATAGGGGGCGCGACGATCAGCATAGCGACGGTCAACATAGCGATGATCAGAATAGCTATGGTCAGGATGGCAATGGTCAGAATAACGACGATCAGAGTAGCGATGATCAGAATATAGATGATCAACATAGTGACGATGAACAGGACGCAGGTCTCCCTGACGGGGGCGATGCGCACGAGAGCCTGTGCAAGGTGTACCACCTGAGCAGGCACTTCGATAAAGTGGgggcagaaaaaagggaagaatgggaagaagcacaGGGGGTGATGAATGCGGAGGAGGAAAGCAGTCCGAATCTGCGGGGCGTGCTGGACGAGACCTATGACATAATTgacaaaatgaacgaaatgaCCACCGAGGTGGATAACCACAACTGGGACCCTTTCCAAAACAAGAAGGTAGCCATATCTTTTGCAACGAAGGTTTACAACACATCGGTGTTGGTGTTTAAGAAGAGGTCCCAATACATCGAAGGAGAGTTCCGATTCAGAAATGCCTACACCAAAAATACCAACCCAAGGAAAATGGTCAAGCAGTGGTCAGAAAAAGAGTTCCGAAATTTAAGACGAATATTAATATGTGGATTGAGATGTCCCTATCCTTTGGTCTTAAAAAGTAACGTCATTGTGATGAGTATGTTAGGTACTTTAGACACTGCTTGCCCTAAAATGAAGGACCTAAATTTGAGCCCcttaaaatggaaggagctATACATTGaatgtatatgcattttgAGACAACTTTTTTGTAGCTGTAAACTTGTCCACGCAGATTTTTCAGAATATAATTTGCTTTACTTTTATAACCATATTTACATCATTGATGTGTCTCAGTCCATGGAGCACGACCACCCCTACTCCCTGGAGTTCCTAAAGAGAGATTGCGTGAACatcaccaatttttttaagaagaaaatcgGCACCCTTCAAAATGATATGCAGGAGAGTGTTGGTCAGCTAAACGGGATGTTGCACGGAGCCAAGATTGACCAGGAAGTCTCTTTAAAGAGTCGCTGCGGGGGGAAGGGTGACGACGCTTTGGACATCACGAATGGCGTGAATTATACCAACTGTGAGAATGGCCCCCCACAAAACAATGGGGATAACCCAAGGGACAGCAAGTCGAGCGAAGGCTTCTACAGCCACGTGCAGATTCTCCCACTCAAAAAACTGTTCGATTACATCGTTTCGTCAAGCCTACCCCAAGACGTTACCTACTTCCTAGAAAGggacaaaaaggaaatacacATGGACCCGTCCGAAATAACCTACCTTCAAATTTTTGGCCTAATAAAAAACACCACCCCAATACCTAAGCTGAATttaaggaatataaaaaaaaatagaacataCTTTGAAAAACTAAAAAGAGCCACAGGTTATTATGTAACAAAATTCTTTGCAAAGAATCAATCCCAcataaaaaaacatgcaGATAGAAGCCAAGTAGAAGAACAGATTTTCCTAAGTTCGTGGATCCCATCACATTTGAACGAAATAAGAGATATTAAAACAATTGAAAAGGATCTGAAgcttttgaaaaaaggaaaatccaTGGTCAGCAATTTTATTTCGAATAATCATCACACAGAGCGTTCTAAGCATGCcccaaaaaataacaccTTCGTGGAGCATAACGGTTTAGAAGGAGAGAATCATTCTGATGCAGCCactgggggaaaaaatcttAGAACAAACGGTGATTGCACAGTACATGcggtgaaggaagaaatggctGAAAGTTTTACCAGGACGTGTGCACAGAAGGAAGATTCAAATGATGAGGACAACGGGGGAGACCCTTACGAACAGGGTAAGGAGACCCATAAAAACGGTGAACGCGAATTGTTCGATGAGTTAAGCGAGAAAGGGTCTCCCAAATCGATTGAAAAAGTGGCATCTTCGAAGAATTTACCCGATGAACACAAATCAGACGCAGCCAATGacgaaaacaattttttgaaCAGCgaacaggaggaggaagtcaAGTTTAAGGGAATAATTCCCGAGGGGGTAACGAGAAAGGAGTGGAGCAAATTAgtgaaagaacaaaacagaGAGAAAAGAAAGCACAAAATTCCAAAGtaccagaaaaaaaagaagaaaaaaaaagcccacttgaaaaaaaaatga